The Streptococcus suis DNA window AAAGGAGTTCTATATGATTATTGTTGTTAAATGGTTGATTGTGCTTTATTTGGGGCTATTACCGCTATCTGCTTGGGTATATCGCAAGCAACTTCCTAGCTGGTTACTGATTTTATATGCCTGCCCAGTGTTGCTCAGTTTGTTGGGCTGGCAGACAGTTTTGGGATGTATCTTAGGTCTAATCTTGGCTTGCTGTGTACGGGTTTTAGGTGGTCGCATTCTTTTTGGGAGAAATCGACTCAGTCACTTTTTATCTCATGTTGTACTGAGTTTCATTTTCGCTCTTGCCCTGTTTTTGTTCTAAAAACAACCTCTCCACATAAACCTTCTCCTTGGGATAACCAGTTCTGTTTCTAAAAAGTCTTTTAAATCTTCCTGTGGGATCCAGATATAATTGCTGGTTTCGTCGGCTTGGAGTTGGATAGCAGCTTTGTCCCAATTGGTTTCGGCCCAGTAGCAGTGGAAAATGCACTGGTCGTCATGGGCGATAAAGTGTGTATGGTGGCGGAGTTGGTCAGCTGTCAGCTCAATGCCTGTCTCTTCGCGGACTTCGCGTAATATGGCCTGCTCTGCTATTTCCCCAAACAAGGCCGAGCCTCCTGCTGTCGCTTCATAATAGTCAGGGTAGGAGAGCTTGGCGCTGTCGCGCTTCATGAAGAGGGTGCTGCCGTCGCGGTGGCGGATGATGCACTCGACGACTAGGTGGTAGAGGCCGTGGGGGATAGGTTCTCCGCATGTGAGGGTGTGGTCGGTCAGTTGGCCGTCGGCTGTGTAGGCGTTCCAAGTTTCCATTTCATTCTCCTGTCAATTTTGTAGTTATTCAGTATAGCACATCTATAAGTGAAGTGCAAAGCAACATGTTTTGATTTTTGTACGGACTAATGCTATACTAAGCCTAGTAATTCAAAGGAGAAATCGATACAAACTATTATTCCTCATCTCTGGTACGATACAGAGGCAAAAGAAACGGTAGCTTTCTATGTAGAACTCTTCGGAGGCAAGATTGACTGGACCTACACGGTTACGGAGGCGAAGCTTCATTCAACGAGGCCTTTTCGCTAATGGTCTATGTGGATAGTCAGGAAGAAGCGGATAGTTGGTATGAAACAGTGTCGGCAGCTCCAGAAGCAGAAATTTGTGGTTGGGCCAAGGATCAGTTTGGGATTTCTTGGCAGATTGTGCCACGTATCTTGATGGAGGCATACGATTCGGCTATCCCAGAACAGATTAAGGCTGTGAATGCTGCAGTAATGACAATGAAGCGTCTAGATATCGAATCTATTCAAGCCTTATTAGATTAATAAGATGTAACAGGGACTGAGTTGCAGTTTCTGTTTTTTCTATTAGACAGGAATGAATTTGCTCGGTTTTTGGTATAATGAAAGAAAGTAGAGGGGAGACCACATGAAAGCAATAGAAAGACGAAAGCACATTTTATCACTTTTACAGGAAACATCTCAACCACTTTCAGCGAATTACCTAGCAAAAGAATTTGGAGTGAGCCGTCAGGTGATTGTGGGAGATATAGCCTTGCTTAGAGCAGAGGGGGATCTGGTTTTGGCGACTCCGAGAGGCTACCTACTGCAGTCTTCTCTGGCGCCTCTTGAAGGAGCTTATATTCGTAAAATAGCTTGTCAACATGGACCAGAAGATGTTGAAAAAGAGTTGACTATCTTATTAGAGGGAGGAGCTCAAATCCTTGATGTCGAAATTGAACATCCTATTTACGGTCTCTTATCTGGCAAACTAAATATTACCAGTTTTGAAGATCGGGACCGTTTTTTAGATGATTTGAGTCATTATAAAGGAGTGCTATTGAGTAATTTAACAGAAGGAGTTCATACTCATACTGTCTCATTTCCCTCGGTTCAAGCCTACCAAGAACTTTCTTTGGTATTAAAGGCTGCAGGAATTTTGCTAGAAAATCAATAAAACATTACAGGTGTCTTGACACCTGTAATGTTTTGGTTTATAATCGAACCTATAGAAAGAGAGGTTCCTTATGTCCCAATTAACACTATCATCTAAAAGTTCCGTCAAGCAGCTTTCCATTAGTGCGATTCTTACTGCATTTGCTATTTTGATTCCATTGATGATGCCGATTAAAATTGTTATTGGTCCAGCATCCTACACACTTGCTAGTCATATTCCGTTGTTTATTGCAATGTTTATTTCACCAGCAACGGCCATATTGGTAGCATTGGGCTCCAGTCTAGGCTTCTTTTTAGCAGGATTTCCTATTGTAATCGTATTTCGTGCATTAACCCACTTGATTTTTCTTACTCTGGGAGCTTTTTTAATAAAACGATTTCCAAGTTTTATGGACACTAAACGTTTCTTCCTATTAGGGATTGGTCTCAATCTACTTCATGGCTTAGGGGAGTATATTGTGGTCATGGTCCTGACTTCGGGCGGGCAGACTTCAGATACTTATTGGATGACTATGCTTGGCTTAGTTGGTCTAGGTTCTGCACTTCATGGATTGCTCGATTTTAGTTTGGCATATTATTTTTGGAAAATCTTGAAAGAACGGAAAATTTATCAACCTTAATATGAGTTGAGATAAAATATAGTCTAGAAGTCGGAGAAAATTCTCTGGCTTTTTCTTGTTTTTTCTGTAAATGTACGAGGTTTATTCAATTTTTTATAAAAATGTGTATAAATATGTTGCAAAAAGTATAAATATACACTATAATAGTCACTAAGTTTTATTTGCTAATTTAAATAGAAATGAGAATGTTTATGACGAAAGAAAAATTAATCCTAGCTTATTCAGGTGGTCTGGATACTTCAGTTGCGATTGCATGGTTGAAAAAAGACTATGATGTCATTGCGGTTTGTATGGATGTTGGTGAAGGGAAAAATCTCCAATTTATTCATGACAAGGCCCTTTCCATCGGTGCAATTGAATCGCATGTTTTGGATGTGAAAGAAGAATTTGCTCAAGAATACGTTTTGCCTGCCCTACAAGCTCATGCATATTATGAACAAAAATACCCACTAGTATCAGCACTTAGTCGCCCACTGATTTCTAAAAAGTTAGTGGAGATGGCGCACAAGACTGGTGCAACGACCATCGCTCATGGTTGTACAGGGAAGGGAAATGACCAGGTACGGTTTGAAGTAGCGATTGCGGCTTTGGATCCAACTTTGAAAGTTGTAGCACCTGTTCGTGAATGGAAGTGGGCGCGTGAAGAGGAAATCCTATTTGCCAAGGAAAATGGTGTTCCAGTTCCAGCAGATTTGAATAGCCCTTATTCAGTTGACCAAAATCTTTGGGGCCGGGCTAATGAATGTGGTGTATTAGAAAATCCATGGAATGAAGCACCAGAAGATGCTTTTGGAATCACTACTTCTCCAGAAAATGCACCAGATCTTCCTGAGTATGTAGAAATCGAATTTAAGGCTGGTGTCCCAGTTGCTATTAATGGAGAAACGCTCAGCCTTGCCAATCTCATTCAACAACTCAATGAGATTGCTGGTAAGCATGGTGTTGGACGAATTGACCATGTTGAAAACCGGTTAGTTGGGATCAAATCACGTGAAATTTATGAGTGTCCCGGAGCCATTACTCTTTTAACAGCTCATAAGGAAATTGAAGATTTGACCCTAGTGCGTGAAGTA harbors:
- a CDS encoding transcription repressor NadR; its protein translation is MKAIERRKHILSLLQETSQPLSANYLAKEFGVSRQVIVGDIALLRAEGDLVLATPRGYLLQSSLAPLEGAYIRKIACQHGPEDVEKELTILLEGGAQILDVEIEHPIYGLLSGKLNITSFEDRDRFLDDLSHYKGVLLSNLTEGVHTHTVSFPSVQAYQELSLVLKAAGILLENQ
- a CDS encoding argininosuccinate synthase, which encodes MTKEKLILAYSGGLDTSVAIAWLKKDYDVIAVCMDVGEGKNLQFIHDKALSIGAIESHVLDVKEEFAQEYVLPALQAHAYYEQKYPLVSALSRPLISKKLVEMAHKTGATTIAHGCTGKGNDQVRFEVAIAALDPTLKVVAPVREWKWAREEEILFAKENGVPVPADLNSPYSVDQNLWGRANECGVLENPWNEAPEDAFGITTSPENAPDLPEYVEIEFKAGVPVAINGETLSLANLIQQLNEIAGKHGVGRIDHVENRLVGIKSREIYECPGAITLLTAHKEIEDLTLVREVSHFKPIVSNELSNLIYNGLWFNPATQALKAYLQATQSVVNGTAKVKLYKGSAKVVARKSPNSLYDEDLATYTSADTFDQDAAVGFIKLWGLPTKVNAEIHKKN